A single genomic interval of Ketobacter sp. MCCC 1A13808 harbors:
- a CDS encoding thiazole synthase: MTDTALKVGDRSFQSRLLVGTGKYKDLEQTRLAIEASGAEIITVAVRRTNIGQNPGEPNLLDVLPPNQYTLLPNTAGCYSAQEAVRTCRMAREILDGHNLVKLEVLGDEKTLFPNVVETLSACETLIKEGFEVMVYTSDDPIIAKELEQMGCVAVMPLAAPIGSGLGIRNPYNIRMIIEEANVPIIVDAGVGTASDAAIAMELGCDGVLMNTAIAQARDPVLMASAMKKAIEAGREAYRAGRMPKKLYASASSPIEGTFF; encoded by the coding sequence ATGACAGATACAGCCCTGAAAGTGGGTGATCGCAGTTTTCAATCCCGTTTGCTGGTCGGCACCGGTAAATATAAAGACCTGGAACAGACCCGGCTTGCGATTGAAGCCAGTGGTGCCGAGATTATTACGGTCGCAGTGCGACGTACTAATATTGGTCAGAACCCGGGTGAGCCCAATTTGCTGGACGTATTGCCGCCGAATCAATACACCTTGCTGCCCAACACGGCCGGTTGTTACTCCGCGCAGGAAGCAGTGCGGACCTGCCGTATGGCGCGGGAAATTCTGGACGGTCATAACCTGGTGAAACTGGAAGTGCTGGGGGATGAAAAAACCCTGTTCCCCAACGTGGTTGAAACCTTGTCTGCCTGTGAAACCCTGATCAAGGAAGGTTTCGAGGTAATGGTGTATACCTCGGATGATCCAATTATTGCCAAGGAGCTGGAGCAAATGGGGTGTGTTGCGGTGATGCCATTGGCTGCACCAATCGGCAGTGGGCTGGGCATTCGTAATCCGTACAATATCCGCATGATCATCGAAGAAGCTAACGTGCCGATTATCGTGGACGCCGGTGTGGGCACTGCGTCCGATGCTGCCATTGCGATGGAGTTGGGCTGTGACGGTGTGTTAATGAATACCGCCATTGCCCAGGCCCGTGATCCGGTGTTAATGGCGTCGGCAATGAAGAAGGCCATCGAAGCAGGCCGAGAGGCGTATCGCGCTGGGCGAATGCCGAAGAAACTCTATGCCAGTGCCTCGTCTCCCATTGAAGGCACCTTTTTTTAG
- a CDS encoding type VI secretion system Vgr family protein produces MPLLANNSRFHFDIPSLEEELHVVGFDHEESLSGLFQCRLELACLRHNLPLNNLLAQAGVLTLYDEQHPRLIHGEVARAALGAIGTRYTTYYLTLRPKLWWLTLRSGMRIFQERSVPEILLQVIQDAGLQVDVSIRTRRPYPPRDYCCQYQETDFAFISRLMEEEGLFYYFEHRLDQHLMVITDQQDSLGMMDGSAELPYHPKSGMVADEVSVYDFNLRHQLYSGAVATRDYDFEKPDLKLHSEAEVGRFAMLQHYHYPGGFQQPAQGAHYAAVHQARQGQSQTVARGQSDCHRLQAGRRFILDKPGNAAGGKPFKLELLLTRLHIHGRQPQVLEEGAGSGGSEFDVRFQAMPSDLLYRPPIQHPKPQADGIQTAFVTGPQGEDIYTDAHGRIKVQFHWDREGKRDENSSGWIRISQGWAGNEWGAFSLPRVGQEVLVSFLDGDPDRPIVTGALYNSQTIPPDKLPAQQTRTTFKSRSSPDGGGHNTLRIDDKKHQEQIYVHAQKDLDYYIRNDKRESIGHQRHRIVQGSAYDHIENNQHRTIGKDHNLQIDGQQSRSIGQSMEQKIGQNYREHAAVEYHLKAGAGVVLDAGQSLTLKAAGSSVVLDETGVSVTGLMVLINSGGGAGSATSAFATPPQQADTVDPGQPGHPIAPLGANARFKNAPVEFDPASFSAIEKPKDITPTQGEGFGADDALSLSLDLITGVGTAKGVVELIAGFDPVTGEEIPRWISTAALAASIIPGGKAAVRGARTAGKMAKHADEAVDVGEAVVKHGDEVGQVAGTKSGADTMHAEVVSEKVPNRATGAFDPDVIKVWPGLGKLEGKQVNISEKGLNMVENHLKHFDVDGPVLENQLMVDRLRTALNDGKPLTGADASFYIHEVTEAAKTTRVTNQLGVPYKTVANDYDLYQTLHWDSINKYEVSPFSVYHPEVINKVNNVTPGEFPHFDS; encoded by the coding sequence ATGCCGTTGCTAGCCAACAACAGTCGCTTCCACTTTGATATCCCTTCACTGGAGGAAGAGCTCCATGTGGTGGGCTTCGATCATGAAGAAAGCCTCAGTGGCCTGTTCCAGTGCCGGTTGGAGCTGGCCTGCCTGCGTCATAATCTGCCGCTGAACAACCTGCTGGCTCAGGCCGGTGTGCTGACGCTCTATGATGAGCAGCATCCGCGCCTGATTCATGGCGAGGTCGCCCGTGCTGCCCTGGGTGCAATCGGCACCCGATACACCACTTATTATCTTACCCTGCGCCCCAAACTCTGGTGGCTCACCTTGCGCAGTGGGATGCGCATTTTTCAGGAACGCTCGGTACCGGAGATCCTGCTGCAGGTGATTCAGGACGCCGGGCTGCAGGTGGATGTCTCGATCCGGACCCGCCGCCCGTATCCTCCACGAGACTACTGCTGCCAGTACCAGGAAACCGACTTCGCCTTCATCAGCCGCCTGATGGAAGAAGAAGGCCTGTTCTACTACTTCGAGCATCGTCTGGATCAGCATTTAATGGTGATCACCGATCAACAAGACAGCCTGGGGATGATGGACGGCTCCGCTGAATTACCCTATCACCCGAAAAGCGGCATGGTGGCGGACGAAGTTTCAGTCTACGACTTTAACCTGCGCCACCAGCTCTACAGCGGCGCAGTCGCCACCCGCGACTACGACTTCGAAAAGCCCGACCTGAAACTGCACAGCGAAGCCGAAGTTGGCCGCTTCGCCATGTTGCAGCACTATCACTACCCCGGCGGCTTTCAGCAACCGGCCCAGGGCGCACACTACGCCGCGGTGCACCAAGCCCGGCAAGGCCAAAGCCAAACCGTCGCCCGTGGCCAATCGGACTGCCACCGGCTGCAAGCGGGACGCCGCTTTATCCTGGACAAACCCGGCAACGCCGCCGGCGGAAAACCCTTCAAGCTGGAACTGCTGCTGACCCGACTTCACATCCACGGCCGCCAACCCCAAGTACTGGAAGAAGGCGCTGGCAGTGGCGGCAGTGAATTCGACGTACGCTTTCAGGCGATGCCCTCAGACCTGCTCTACCGCCCGCCGATCCAGCATCCCAAACCGCAGGCTGACGGCATCCAAACCGCCTTCGTTACCGGCCCCCAGGGCGAAGACATCTACACCGACGCCCACGGCCGCATCAAAGTCCAGTTTCACTGGGACCGGGAAGGCAAGCGCGATGAAAACAGCAGCGGCTGGATCCGGATCAGCCAGGGCTGGGCCGGCAACGAATGGGGGGCTTTCAGCCTGCCCCGAGTGGGCCAGGAAGTGCTGGTCAGCTTCTTAGACGGCGACCCGGACCGCCCCATAGTCACCGGGGCACTCTACAACAGCCAAACCATCCCGCCGGACAAACTGCCGGCCCAGCAAACCCGCACCACCTTCAAATCCCGCAGCAGCCCGGACGGCGGTGGCCACAACACCCTGCGGATAGACGACAAAAAGCACCAGGAACAAATCTACGTCCACGCGCAAAAAGACCTGGACTACTACATCCGTAACGACAAACGGGAAAGCATCGGCCACCAGCGTCACCGCATCGTGCAAGGCTCCGCCTACGATCACATTGAAAACAATCAACACCGCACCATCGGCAAAGACCACAACCTCCAGATCGACGGCCAGCAATCCCGCAGCATCGGCCAATCCATGGAGCAAAAGATCGGACAAAACTACCGTGAACATGCCGCCGTGGAATACCACCTTAAAGCCGGTGCGGGGGTGGTGCTGGATGCGGGACAATCCCTCACCCTGAAGGCGGCGGGCAGCAGTGTCGTGCTGGATGAAACGGGCGTCTCTGTAACCGGCCTCATGGTGCTGATCAACAGCGGAGGTGGGGCCGGCTCCGCCACCAGCGCCTTCGCCACCCCTCCACAACAGGCCGACACCGTCGACCCGGGCCAGCCCGGTCATCCCATCGCGCCACTGGGCGCCAACGCCCGCTTCAAAAACGCCCCGGTCGAGTTTGACCCGGCGTCGTTTAGTGCCATTGAAAAGCCAAAAGACATTACCCCAACCCAGGGTGAAGGCTTCGGGGCGGACGATGCGTTATCCCTATCGCTGGACCTAATCACGGGTGTCGGCACCGCAAAAGGCGTCGTCGAACTGATCGCAGGATTCGATCCGGTCACCGGAGAAGAAATCCCGCGTTGGATCAGCACAGCCGCCCTGGCCGCCAGTATTATTCCCGGAGGAAAAGCGGCCGTGCGCGGAGCTCGAACGGCTGGTAAAATGGCAAAACATGCGGATGAAGCAGTGGATGTGGGTGAGGCTGTTGTTAAGCATGGGGATGAGGTTGGGCAAGTTGCCGGGACAAAGTCTGGTGCAGATACGATGCATGCTGAAGTTGTTTCGGAGAAAGTTCCAAACAGAGCAACTGGAGCATTTGACCCTGATGTCATAAAGGTTTGGCCTGGCTTAGGAAAGCTTGAAGGAAAACAAGTCAATATTTCTGAAAAAGGGTTGAATATGGTGGAAAATCATCTCAAGCATTTTGATGTTGATGGCCCCGTTTTGGAAAATCAATTGATGGTTGATCGACTAAGAACGGCGCTTAATGATGGCAAGCCTTTGACTGGAGCAGATGCTAGCTTTTATATACATGAGGTAACTGAGGCAGCCAAAACAACTCGTGTTACAAATCAATTAGGTGTTCCTTATAAAACCGTTGCTAATGATTATGATCTTTATCAA
- a CDS encoding PD40 domain-containing protein: MWFALPAWGYTPKDTALLKPTFSQKWLTLETEHFLIHYRNSHLSYAQRMAAVAEKVYARQTPRFDWQPADKVQVVISDSFDGSNGGATVLPYNQFFIFMSAPTKGELLDNSPWMEQVFTHEFVHILHLDQSSGTQTTLRTIFGRFFFVFPQIFSPAWVTEGMAVYEETDEQKRFGRGQSALYDAMMRAEYGNGFRSFTELSYQGSWGTDWPGSQSYLYGYYFFEFLTAQYGEEKAFEYLRNWNANIIPWRMQSRAKKVFGLSAESLWSEYVQYLDKKFAQEMAGLPQPDYTELVSTGRINSNPRWISEGDFYYYREDGRHHPALQRIDPTGAESEVAEIEKFIQVDVHPQAGVLLSRYAVCDNVNVYADLYRLNKKGRWDRITRCGRYPRIAWSHSAERIAAVHVNEGIAQIALLDPQGTLQQQFKPLAEGEVIGEINWSPDDSRLVAAVYRARGGWNLELLDLNTGHWSPLTNNTHLEQRPRFSADGKSVYFLSDQGNVWNLRRLILATGRIETVTRTQTAILDYSVEEASGRTRVAEYTANGVMLREQKIKPWGDTYAGLWQQRAPVESIENQPAFDARQFTDISDYSPLPTVLPTSWFAMLYADSEDNSLLQFYLAGQDVLGFHAWEFAPAYYLEKNELGGSASYVAYHRLALFAEREYDTIRASGNGVLGAWREETRFQALWMQPFNSFDGTFQVDLGAGHETVNRIIEDFGQFDSYSDNLGGISFNWSDYEYYVHSISPEDGRRIRLEYEEYNVFGGGFHKGGIVSLDWREYISLFDNHVLALRAVFGKGDSDAKPFQLGNEQDELQSLGGRIGFGYTGYTLRGYGDNEPRLAGNNLSLYSAEYRLPLRELFDGFSTFPVGLGKIGLTAFIDHGAAWEEGTSKSFYTGVGVELSPELLVGYSTFRIESTLGFAQGLDSELGESVVYLRLGAEF; the protein is encoded by the coding sequence ATGTGGTTCGCGCTGCCTGCCTGGGGTTATACCCCAAAAGATACGGCATTATTAAAACCAACGTTTTCTCAAAAATGGTTGACGCTTGAGACTGAGCACTTTCTTATTCATTACCGCAATTCGCATTTAAGTTATGCACAACGAATGGCAGCGGTTGCCGAGAAGGTGTATGCCCGTCAAACCCCCAGATTTGATTGGCAACCCGCAGACAAAGTTCAGGTTGTCATAAGCGACAGCTTTGATGGATCTAACGGGGGGGCAACCGTTCTACCCTATAACCAATTCTTTATTTTTATGTCGGCTCCGACCAAGGGAGAGTTACTGGATAACAGCCCCTGGATGGAGCAGGTATTTACCCACGAATTTGTGCATATCCTGCATCTGGATCAATCCTCCGGTACGCAAACCACTTTGCGAACTATTTTTGGCCGCTTCTTTTTTGTGTTTCCCCAGATCTTCAGTCCTGCGTGGGTAACAGAAGGCATGGCCGTGTATGAAGAAACCGATGAACAAAAGCGTTTTGGCCGAGGGCAGAGTGCATTGTACGACGCTATGATGCGCGCGGAATATGGTAATGGTTTTCGCAGTTTTACCGAACTGAGTTACCAGGGATCCTGGGGTACGGACTGGCCGGGTTCGCAGTCGTATTTATACGGTTACTATTTTTTTGAATTTTTGACAGCACAATATGGTGAAGAAAAAGCGTTTGAATATCTGCGTAATTGGAATGCCAACATTATTCCGTGGCGTATGCAGTCCAGAGCGAAAAAAGTATTCGGGCTCAGTGCGGAAAGCTTATGGTCGGAGTATGTACAGTACCTGGATAAAAAGTTCGCGCAAGAAATGGCTGGGCTGCCACAGCCGGATTATACAGAATTGGTTAGCACCGGCCGGATAAACAGCAACCCCCGCTGGATCTCGGAAGGTGATTTTTATTATTACCGTGAAGACGGCCGTCATCATCCTGCATTGCAACGTATCGATCCTACGGGTGCGGAATCCGAAGTGGCCGAAATTGAAAAATTCATCCAGGTTGATGTTCATCCGCAAGCGGGGGTGCTGCTGTCACGTTATGCGGTCTGTGACAATGTAAACGTGTATGCTGATCTTTACCGGCTGAATAAAAAAGGCCGTTGGGACCGGATTACCCGTTGCGGACGATATCCACGAATCGCCTGGTCACATTCGGCTGAGCGGATTGCGGCGGTACATGTGAACGAGGGTATTGCGCAGATAGCATTGCTGGATCCGCAGGGCACATTGCAACAGCAGTTTAAACCATTGGCGGAAGGTGAAGTGATCGGTGAAATCAACTGGTCCCCGGACGACAGCCGGTTAGTGGCGGCGGTGTATCGAGCACGCGGGGGCTGGAATCTGGAATTACTGGATCTGAATACGGGGCATTGGAGCCCGCTTACCAACAATACTCATCTGGAGCAGCGCCCGCGCTTCTCGGCGGACGGCAAGTCGGTTTATTTTTTATCGGATCAGGGGAACGTGTGGAATCTACGTCGGTTAATATTGGCGACGGGTCGCATTGAAACGGTGACGCGTACGCAAACCGCGATTCTCGATTACAGTGTTGAAGAAGCGTCGGGCCGCACCCGCGTAGCCGAATACACCGCGAACGGTGTCATGCTGCGTGAGCAAAAAATAAAACCGTGGGGCGACACCTATGCGGGATTGTGGCAACAACGGGCACCGGTGGAATCCATTGAAAACCAGCCCGCGTTCGATGCGCGGCAGTTTACGGATATCAGCGATTATTCGCCTCTGCCGACGGTACTGCCCACGTCCTGGTTCGCCATGCTCTATGCGGATAGTGAGGACAACAGCCTGCTGCAATTCTATTTGGCAGGACAAGATGTGCTGGGGTTTCATGCCTGGGAATTTGCACCGGCGTATTATCTGGAAAAGAACGAACTGGGAGGCAGTGCGAGCTACGTTGCCTATCATCGGCTCGCGCTGTTTGCGGAACGGGAATACGACACTATTCGGGCCAGTGGCAACGGCGTGCTCGGAGCCTGGCGGGAAGAAACGCGCTTTCAAGCGTTATGGATGCAACCTTTTAATAGTTTTGATGGCACCTTTCAAGTGGACTTGGGCGCGGGCCATGAAACTGTAAATCGGATTATCGAAGACTTCGGGCAATTTGATTCTTATAGCGACAATTTAGGCGGTATCTCATTTAATTGGTCTGATTACGAATACTATGTCCACTCAATCAGCCCGGAGGATGGCCGTCGGATTCGTCTGGAGTATGAAGAGTACAATGTGTTTGGTGGTGGCTTCCACAAGGGCGGGATTGTTAGCCTGGACTGGAGGGAATACATCAGCCTGTTCGATAATCACGTACTGGCACTGCGCGCGGTATTCGGTAAAGGGGATAGCGACGCCAAACCGTTTCAACTGGGAAATGAGCAGGACGAGCTGCAATCACTTGGCGGGCGGATTGGATTCGGTTATACCGGATATACCTTGCGGGGCTATGGTGATAACGAGCCGCGCTTGGCGGGCAATAATCTGAGCCTATATTCCGCAGAATACCGCTTGCCGCTGCGGGAGCTGTTCGATGGCTTCAGCACTTTTCCGGTGGGCTTAGGCAAGATCGGGCTGACCGCATTTATTGATCACGGGGCGGCCTGGGAAGAAGGTACGTCAAAGTCGTTTTATACCGGAGTGGGGGTTGAATTGAGCCCCGAGCTGCTGGTGGGGTATTCCACCTTCCGCATTGAGAGCACGCTCGGGTTTGCTCAGGGGCTGGACAGCGAGCTGGGTGAATCAGTCGTTTACCTGCGCTTAGGGGCCGAATTCTGA
- a CDS encoding hydroxymethylglutaryl-CoA reductase: MQKLPRDKANDYTRDMATQRRDLVTEETRAELNHVGSYSFDPAVLPGNIENFSGVAQVPMGFAGPMLVNGEHAEGEFYVPMATTEGTLLASYSRGMRLTREAGGITTTVIDDAMQRAPVFSFTDARAALKFGRWVEENFEAIKAKAEETTTAGKLRNIEQYAAAKMRWLRFNFTCGDAAGQNMVSKATRHACMWMLDQGIPDLEHFSLAANFDTDKKHSFVNTLHTRGKRAVAEITLPAELVRDVMNTTPEALFNQRQFSNMGALMAGSVCNGAHFANGITAMFIACGQDVANVAESSAGIVYSEVTDKGDYYFAATIPSLVVATYGGGTGLPTQRECLEVLGCYGKGGVHKFAEIVAATVLCGELSLASAIVADEWVSSHDDLGRNRP; this comes from the coding sequence ATGCAAAAGCTACCCCGCGATAAGGCGAACGACTACACCCGTGATATGGCCACACAGCGACGCGATCTAGTCACTGAGGAAACCCGCGCCGAATTGAATCACGTTGGCTCCTATTCATTTGATCCTGCTGTTTTGCCTGGCAACATAGAGAATTTCTCGGGTGTAGCCCAGGTTCCTATGGGCTTTGCCGGCCCGATGCTGGTTAATGGTGAGCACGCCGAAGGTGAATTTTACGTCCCCATGGCCACCACCGAAGGTACCTTATTGGCCAGCTACAGTCGCGGTATGCGCTTGACCCGTGAAGCTGGTGGCATCACCACCACCGTGATTGACGATGCCATGCAACGAGCACCCGTGTTCAGCTTTACCGATGCGCGGGCGGCGCTGAAGTTCGGACGTTGGGTGGAAGAGAATTTCGAAGCGATCAAAGCCAAGGCCGAAGAAACCACGACTGCGGGAAAATTACGTAACATCGAACAGTACGCGGCCGCAAAAATGCGCTGGTTGCGATTCAACTTTACCTGCGGTGACGCCGCCGGTCAGAACATGGTGAGCAAAGCGACCCGCCATGCCTGCATGTGGATGCTGGACCAGGGTATTCCGGATCTTGAACACTTCAGCCTGGCGGCCAACTTCGATACCGATAAAAAACACTCTTTTGTGAATACCCTGCACACCAGGGGCAAGCGCGCAGTGGCGGAAATCACATTACCCGCTGAACTGGTAAGAGACGTAATGAATACCACGCCGGAAGCGTTATTCAACCAGCGACAGTTTTCCAATATGGGCGCACTGATGGCGGGGTCTGTTTGTAATGGGGCCCATTTTGCCAACGGCATAACGGCGATGTTTATCGCCTGCGGACAGGATGTGGCGAACGTAGCGGAATCGTCTGCGGGGATTGTTTATAGCGAAGTCACGGACAAAGGCGATTACTATTTCGCCGCGACAATCCCTTCATTGGTGGTTGCCACCTATGGCGGCGGAACCGGACTGCCCACCCAGCGCGAATGTCTGGAAGTGTTGGGCTGTTACGGCAAAGGCGGAGTGCATAAGTTTGCAGAAATTGTGGCGGCCACCGTACTTTGTGGCGAATTGTCCCTGGCGTCCGCCATCGTAGCGGATGAGTGGGTGTCCAGCCATGATGACCTGGGTCGTAATCGTCCCTAG
- the trmB gene encoding tRNA (guanosine(46)-N7)-methyltransferase TrmB: protein MTESEQPQRRLRSFVRRQGRLTEGQNRALETLWTQYGVELKQGRVNFTELFGNPNPVILEIGFGNGTSLLEMAQQSPDKNYLGIEVHRPGVGKLINDANAAGVDNLRVFCDDAIDVLAQCIADGSLGGIQLFFPDPWHKKRHNKRRIVQPEFVQQLRGKLKTGGYFHMATDWEPYAQHMMLVMSAADGFQNQAGESRFAPKPDYRPVTKFERRGERLGHGVWDLIFIKQC, encoded by the coding sequence ATGACAGAATCGGAACAACCGCAACGGCGTCTGCGTAGCTTCGTACGCCGGCAAGGCCGTTTGACAGAGGGCCAGAATCGCGCACTGGAAACATTGTGGACGCAGTATGGCGTTGAACTGAAGCAGGGTAGAGTTAATTTTACCGAGCTTTTCGGCAACCCTAATCCGGTGATACTGGAGATTGGTTTCGGGAACGGCACCTCGTTATTGGAAATGGCACAACAATCACCCGACAAAAACTATCTTGGTATTGAAGTGCATCGCCCCGGTGTCGGTAAGCTAATCAATGACGCCAATGCGGCGGGTGTAGATAATCTGCGTGTATTTTGTGACGATGCAATCGACGTATTGGCGCAATGTATTGCCGATGGCAGTCTTGGCGGCATACAGCTATTCTTTCCTGATCCCTGGCACAAAAAACGGCATAACAAGCGCAGAATTGTGCAACCCGAGTTCGTGCAGCAGTTGCGGGGCAAACTGAAAACCGGAGGCTATTTTCATATGGCCACCGATTGGGAGCCTTACGCACAACACATGATGCTGGTGATGAGTGCTGCCGATGGTTTTCAGAATCAGGCGGGTGAATCCCGGTTTGCACCGAAACCTGACTACAGACCCGTCACAAAATTTGAACGTCGCGGTGAGCGATTAGGCCACGGTGTCTGGGATCTGATTTTTATAAAGCAGTGCTGA
- the thiS gene encoding sulfur carrier protein ThiS, whose product MQITVNGDTRQVAGDCTVTQLLADMALAGKRIAVERNLEIVPRTLHASTVLQDQDVLEIVQAIGGG is encoded by the coding sequence ATCCAAATTACGGTTAACGGTGACACCCGCCAAGTAGCTGGGGACTGCACCGTAACACAATTGCTGGCGGATATGGCGTTGGCAGGCAAACGGATTGCCGTGGAGCGCAATCTGGAAATTGTACCGCGTACGCTGCATGCCAGCACCGTGCTGCAGGACCAGGATGTTCTGGAAATCGTGCAGGCCATCGGCGGCGGTTGA